The sequence TCAAAAGACTGTTGAAAAATTTGAAAATTCTGAAGAATTACTTCATGATTTTAATGCTTGGGACAGCGTTATCAGGGAATTTGAAATAATTGGAGAAGCAGCCAGGCATCTTATTGGCTCAAACATATTGGATGAAAACGCCCGCGTAGTGGTTGATTTTAGAAATTTGCTTATACATAATTATTTCGGTATCGATCCGGAAGAAGTCTGGGATGTCGTTATAAATGATTTACCGTATTTTACTAATGATATATTGGATCAAATAAATAAAATTGAAGAACTCTTAAAAAAAGAGTTAATAGAAGCTTATTGTGAGCATAATAAATATCTGGACTTTGTTATTGAAAAATTACAAGTCCTTTGACCAAGCCAGGCGGCTCAACCGACTCAACTTATGCCCACTCTCACAACCACGTCCACGTCTCACGCCTCACATCTCACGTTTAACGTCTTACGTCTTACGTTTCACTCCCTTAGCACTAAGTTCTTGACATATAGCTTGTTAGATATATAATTAGATATATTAATCAGGAGGTTGCTATGCCAACTGTAAAAAAACTTATCTCATTTGAAGAATCTATAGCAAACGAATTGGAGATAGTATCCAAGGCTTTGGGTAAAAGCCAGAAGGATATTGTTGAATCCGCTCTGGATTTTTACTTCGACTATACCGATGGTATTATTGCTGACAAAATTACAGATGATATTAAAGCCGGAAAAATGAAAATTTATGACGAAAGTGAAATTTATGAGAATCTGGGTATAGACATTGAAAGTCCAGAAGATTAAATATTCGGAATTTGCTGTAAAAGATCTAAAAAACTTCAATCCGGCTGAAAGGCAGCTTATTGTTAAAAAAATACGCTATCTGGCTGAAAACCTTGATGAACTAAAAAAAACAAAGAAAATTACAGAACTCAAAGGCACAAAATATAAAGGTCAATTTCGTTTTGTTGTTGCAAGAAAAATCAGAGTTATCTTCAGAATCGAAAATGATGATTTAGTTCTGTTGGTGCTCAGAGCGGGAAAAAGAAAAGACATCTATAAGTAAATCTCTTTCACGCATTACGCATCACGGCCCTTTGAACTTAGTTTAATCTCAACCATCTCAACTTTATCAACCACATCAACGGTTTCAACCGTCTCAACCCCCTCAACTCTCTCAACCATCTCAACTTTCACGTCTTACGTCTCACGCCTCACGCCTTTCCCTCTACCTCAACCTCAGGCCTTTCCCCGCCTTTCCCCTTGCAACCCCCTGCCGGTATTACTATAATTATTATTAACCTCCACAACAAAGGAGCTCAGACATGCCCGCTGCAAAAAATGAGCTGACAAAAGAGCAGATTCTTCAATACTTACGTGAACATAAAAAAGAATTATATGAGAAATATGGTGTCCGGAAAATCGGACTTTTCGGCAGCTATGCAAGAGGAAATAAATCAGAAAATAGTGATATAGATTTGTTGTTAGAGCTGGAAAAGCCATTAGGATTTGCTTTCGTCGATTTGTGTGAGTATTTGGAACGAATCCTTAATCATAATGTGGATGTTTTGACTCCACCAATGCTTCAGCATAATCCTGAGTTATGGGAAGATGTCCAAGAGGATATAGTTAATGTCTAAGAGAAATACTAAGGTTTTATTAAATGATATTATATTTTCAATAGAAATATTTTTTCCTATACTAAAAACTACGATTTTCTGGCTTTCAAAAATAACAGGAAAACAGTGGACGCGGTTATCCGCAATTTGGAAATTATCGGAGAAGCTTCTAATAAAATCTCTGCA comes from Flexistipes sp. and encodes:
- a CDS encoding HepT-like ribonuclease domain-containing protein, which gives rise to MSKRIEELFLFDIYVAILKIQKTVEKFENSEELLHDFNAWDSVIREFEIIGEAARHLIGSNILDENARVVVDFRNLLIHNYFGIDPEEVWDVVINDLPYFTNDILDQINKIEELLKKELIEAYCEHNKYLDFVIEKLQVL
- a CDS encoding type II toxin-antitoxin system RelE family toxin, with translation MKVQKIKYSEFAVKDLKNFNPAERQLIVKKIRYLAENLDELKKTKKITELKGTKYKGQFRFVVARKIRVIFRIENDDLVLLVLRAGKRKDIYK
- a CDS encoding nucleotidyltransferase family protein, which gives rise to MPAAKNELTKEQILQYLREHKKELYEKYGVRKIGLFGSYARGNKSENSDIDLLLELEKPLGFAFVDLCEYLERILNHNVDVLTPPMLQHNPELWEDVQEDIVNV